One stretch of Thalassovita sp. DNA includes these proteins:
- a CDS encoding TRAP transporter large permease, which yields MSLELMTCLLTLFVLAGIGTPIGYSILLASIAYLGVAGLDVALAGEKILQGFYRSTILLAVPLFIVAANIMNAGSITDRLLNFCVAAVGRFKGGLGHVNVVASLIFSGMSGSAVADAAGIGKIIIEMMTKDGRYGRGYAAAITAASATIGPIIPPSIPMVLYALVSKASIGSLFLAGILPGLIMGIVLMAMNYYLAGKRGFALEDPIPLSELPRKTANAFPALLMPAILLYGIYGGVTTPTEAAAVAAFYALLLAALFYRALSLRGLYRVFVDSARSSAAVGVVIGGAFILNFIVIQEQIPQSISALLEGADVSPLLFLIAVNVLILLLGCVLDATTIILVIVPLFIPTCQALGIDLVHFGVLVVVNSMIGLITPPYGILLFVINAVTGIPLREIISEIWAFLAVLIAALLLLITSPDLVLWLPRLLGYQG from the coding sequence ATGAGCCTGGAACTGATGACGTGCCTGCTGACCCTGTTCGTCCTGGCAGGGATCGGAACGCCGATTGGATACTCAATTTTGTTGGCGTCGATCGCCTACCTTGGTGTTGCTGGTCTGGATGTGGCGTTGGCGGGTGAAAAAATCCTGCAGGGCTTTTATCGCAGCACCATCCTACTTGCTGTTCCGCTGTTCATTGTGGCGGCCAACATCATGAATGCCGGTTCAATCACGGATCGTTTGCTGAACTTCTGTGTGGCCGCTGTTGGACGGTTCAAAGGGGGCTTGGGTCACGTAAATGTTGTGGCATCGCTGATCTTTTCGGGCATGTCCGGTTCGGCGGTGGCGGATGCAGCGGGCATTGGCAAAATTATCATCGAAATGATGACCAAGGACGGTCGCTACGGGCGTGGCTATGCAGCGGCGATCACGGCGGCGTCGGCAACGATCGGCCCGATCATCCCGCCGTCCATTCCGATGGTGCTTTACGCGTTGGTGTCCAAAGCCTCCATTGGTTCGCTGTTCCTTGCAGGGATCCTGCCTGGTCTGATCATGGGGATCGTCTTGATGGCGATGAACTATTATCTGGCGGGCAAGCGGGGTTTTGCACTCGAAGATCCAATCCCGCTAAGTGAATTGCCTCGCAAAACCGCCAACGCATTTCCGGCCCTATTGATGCCTGCAATCCTGCTTTATGGCATCTATGGCGGGGTCACGACCCCAACCGAAGCTGCTGCGGTTGCTGCCTTCTACGCACTCTTGCTGGCGGCGTTGTTCTATCGCGCTTTGTCATTGCGAGGCCTTTACCGCGTCTTCGTGGACTCGGCGCGGTCCTCTGCTGCCGTTGGCGTTGTGATCGGTGGTGCGTTCATCCTGAACTTCATCGTTATTCAGGAACAAATCCCGCAGAGCATCTCAGCCCTGCTGGAGGGGGCGGATGTCAGCCCGCTGCTGTTTTTGATTGCTGTAAACGTTCTGATCCTGTTGTTGGGGTGCGTTCTGGACGCGACCACGATCATTCTGGTGATTGTACCGTTGTTCATTCCAACCTGTCAGGCGCTTGGGATCGATCTGGTGCATTTCGGCGTTCTTGTCGTCGTGAACTCGATGATTGGATTGATCACCCCGCCTTATGGGATCTTGCTTTTTGTTATCAATGCGGTGACGGGCATTCCTCTGCGCGAAATCATCTCAGAGATTTGGGCCTTCCTGGCGGTTCTTATCGCAGCACTGTTATTGCTGATCACCTCTCCGGACCTTGTTCTCTGGCTGCCCCGGCTGTTGGGCTACCAAGGCTAA
- a CDS encoding TRAP transporter small permease yields the protein MQTILKWFSRITEAIAGGLLAAIFLTFLLQIVLRYFFTPAGWTLELIGILWVWVIFFSCAFVVREQDHVKFDIIYLSSPHRARQIMSLVGAAAIIIGMIYTYLPTWDYIDWMKIRKTSTVRNPFTGNKIPLRDVFSIYAVFMLAVILRYALMFVTVLREGPPKTELELVVDDLNEAEDQKQAKLDAPDGADK from the coding sequence ATGCAAACAATACTCAAGTGGTTCTCCCGCATTACCGAAGCGATTGCCGGCGGGTTACTGGCGGCAATCTTCCTGACCTTTCTATTGCAGATTGTTCTCAGGTACTTTTTCACCCCCGCTGGCTGGACGCTTGAGTTGATCGGTATCCTCTGGGTCTGGGTGATCTTCTTCAGCTGTGCCTTTGTCGTACGCGAACAGGATCACGTGAAATTCGACATCATTTACCTGTCTTCGCCACACCGGGCCCGGCAAATCATGTCCCTGGTCGGGGCGGCCGCGATCATCATCGGGATGATCTACACCTATCTGCCAACCTGGGATTACATCGACTGGATGAAGATCCGCAAAACGTCCACGGTGCGTAATCCATTCACAGGGAACAAAATTCCCCTGCGCGACGTCTTCTCGATCTATGCGGTGTTCATGTTGGCCGTCATCCTGCGTTACGCGCTGATGTTCGTGACCGTTCTGCGAGAAGGTCCACCAAAGACTGAGCTTGAGCTGGTCGTCGACGACCTGAATGAAGCCGAAGATCAAAAACAAGCAAAGCTTGACGCGCCGGACGGAGCCGACAAATGA
- the dctP gene encoding TRAP transporter substrate-binding protein DctP, which translates to MFKKFSRRAAITALVAAGVVAGSTGASFADKLQLRLATSGSETDQRSVAMAEVFAPMVADFASYEPSYNGTIFAQGTELDAISRGNLEMSITSAQELAQFFPEFSIFTAGYVHQDAAHQVAVFNDPLMDAFKAKAEDELGVKLLSVMYLGRRQVNLRQSPDDLKVMTPADLAGVNLRMPGTDAWQFLGKALGAAPTPMAFSEVYTALSTGAVDGQDNPLPTVVDAKFYEVTNQIVLTSHLVDLNYIAIGKGVWDGMSADQQAMVQKAADAAAESGRQKQLEKESNLVAFLKDQGMTIYEPDLAAFRNQVQSMYLDSEFAATWPEGVLDKINALGN; encoded by the coding sequence ATGTTTAAGAAATTCTCGCGCCGTGCCGCGATCACTGCACTTGTTGCTGCAGGGGTTGTTGCGGGCAGCACCGGGGCCAGCTTCGCGGACAAACTGCAACTCAGACTCGCAACCTCGGGGTCTGAAACGGATCAGCGCTCGGTCGCGATGGCAGAAGTCTTCGCACCTATGGTCGCTGACTTCGCCAGCTACGAGCCAAGCTACAACGGCACCATCTTTGCCCAAGGCACTGAACTGGACGCGATTTCGCGTGGCAACCTTGAGATGTCGATCACCTCGGCTCAGGAGCTGGCGCAGTTCTTCCCTGAATTTTCGATCTTCACGGCAGGATACGTCCATCAGGATGCCGCCCACCAGGTTGCGGTGTTCAATGATCCTCTGATGGATGCCTTCAAAGCCAAGGCCGAAGATGAGCTGGGTGTAAAACTGCTATCGGTTATGTATCTGGGCCGTCGTCAGGTGAACCTGCGCCAAAGCCCCGATGACCTGAAGGTCATGACGCCGGCAGATCTGGCAGGGGTTAACCTGCGGATGCCGGGGACCGACGCATGGCAGTTCCTGGGAAAAGCACTGGGCGCCGCCCCGACCCCCATGGCGTTCTCCGAGGTTTACACCGCTCTGTCGACCGGTGCGGTTGATGGTCAGGACAACCCTCTGCCAACCGTCGTAGACGCTAAGTTCTACGAGGTGACGAACCAGATCGTGCTGACGTCGCACCTGGTGGACCTCAACTATATCGCCATCGGCAAAGGTGTTTGGGACGGCATGAGTGCTGATCAACAGGCTATGGTGCAAAAGGCAGCGGATGCCGCGGCAGAAAGCGGCCGGCAGAAGCAGCTGGAGAAGGAATCCAACCTCGTTGCCTTCCTCAAAGATCAGGGGATGACGATCTATGAGCCCGATCTGGCCGCGTTCCGCAATCAGGTGCAGTCGATGTATCTCGATAGCGAGTTTGCTGCGACCTGGCCGGAAGGTGTTCTGGACAAGATCAACGCCCTTGGGAACTAA
- a CDS encoding Gfo/Idh/MocA family oxidoreductase — translation MKKNLKIAIAGVGLVGKRHAAALAQLQDAALSAIVDPSEDGRAFAASAGVPCYETLEALFDKNAPDGLVLATPTPLHVGQGLIAIDCGCPVLVEKPLGTTAAEALALVAASETSGVSLLVGHHRRHNPLIQKAHQVISAGDLGELRAVQATCWFYKPDAYFDQAPWRKEKGAGPISVNLVHDIDLLRYLCGEVKTVQALTAPSRRGYANEDVAGAVLGFANGAVGTLTVSDSIAAPWSWELTSREYPIYPPTPESCYLIGGSTGSLSVPDLRLWSHSGGAPDWWTPIAASSLTRAASDPLVNQMAHFASVVRGETAPLVSGREGLRTLQVIEAIQKAGETGLVQHINDLQVTEKYKENEGV, via the coding sequence TTGAAAAAGAACTTAAAAATTGCGATTGCGGGCGTTGGACTGGTCGGTAAACGCCATGCTGCGGCGCTGGCGCAACTGCAAGATGCTGCCCTCTCCGCAATTGTGGATCCAAGTGAAGATGGCCGCGCCTTCGCCGCATCTGCCGGGGTGCCTTGTTACGAAACCCTCGAAGCGCTGTTTGACAAAAATGCTCCGGACGGGCTTGTGCTGGCCACGCCTACGCCACTGCATGTTGGTCAGGGCCTCATTGCAATTGATTGCGGTTGTCCGGTGCTTGTGGAAAAGCCTTTGGGAACAACCGCTGCCGAAGCGCTCGCGCTTGTGGCTGCATCCGAGACCTCTGGCGTGTCGTTGTTGGTTGGCCATCACAGGCGGCACAATCCACTAATCCAGAAGGCGCATCAGGTTATATCTGCCGGAGATCTGGGCGAACTGCGCGCCGTTCAGGCGACCTGTTGGTTCTATAAACCCGATGCCTATTTCGATCAGGCCCCCTGGCGCAAAGAGAAGGGGGCAGGGCCGATCTCTGTCAATCTGGTGCATGATATTGATCTGCTGCGTTACCTGTGCGGTGAAGTGAAAACCGTGCAGGCGCTGACAGCGCCTTCACGCAGAGGCTACGCGAACGAAGATGTTGCTGGCGCGGTGTTGGGATTTGCAAATGGTGCAGTGGGTACGCTCACGGTCTCAGATAGCATCGCCGCACCGTGGAGCTGGGAATTGACCTCTCGTGAATACCCGATTTATCCGCCGACGCCGGAAAGCTGCTATTTGATTGGCGGTTCGACGGGGTCACTTTCGGTGCCGGATCTGCGGCTGTGGTCGCATTCAGGTGGCGCGCCGGATTGGTGGACGCCAATTGCGGCCAGTTCGCTGACACGGGCGGCCTCTGATCCATTGGTCAACCAGATGGCTCATTTTGCCTCTGTTGTCCGCGGGGAAACTGCTCCTCTGGTGTCGGGACGTGAGGGGCTACGTACACTTCAGGTGATTGAAGCGATCCAAAAAGCTGGGGAAACCGGTTTGGTTCAGCACATCAATGACCTGCAGGTGACTGAAAAGTATAAAGAAAATGAGGGAGTCTAA
- a CDS encoding GntR family transcriptional regulator, giving the protein MTKQTATIGSSTYQRIKHDIIFGVLEPGSKLKLEALKERYSTSNSTLRETLNRLTSDGFVEAPEQRGFRVTPVSREDLIEITELRVLLECHALEQSIENGDTDWEGNLVAAHHKLHLMEQKLLAGDNSDVELWKRYDWEFHQALIAACNSKNLLALHSTIFDKYLRYQMLVLTYRGDVAVAEHRAMFDAALARDTQKARDILEAHIRNGLSHTLEAM; this is encoded by the coding sequence ATGACAAAGCAAACGGCGACCATCGGATCCAGCACCTACCAGCGCATCAAACACGACATCATTTTTGGTGTCCTGGAGCCTGGCTCAAAGCTCAAGCTTGAGGCGCTGAAAGAGCGTTACTCAACAAGCAATTCGACCTTGCGGGAAACACTGAACCGGCTGACCAGCGATGGTTTTGTCGAAGCCCCTGAGCAACGCGGATTTCGTGTCACACCGGTTTCGCGCGAAGACCTGATTGAAATCACCGAACTTCGTGTTTTGCTTGAATGCCACGCCCTGGAGCAATCCATTGAGAACGGTGATACGGATTGGGAAGGAAACCTTGTCGCCGCGCATCACAAACTTCACCTCATGGAACAAAAGCTCCTCGCAGGAGACAACTCCGACGTGGAACTTTGGAAGCGCTATGATTGGGAATTTCATCAAGCCTTGATCGCAGCCTGCAATTCCAAAAACCTTCTTGCGCTACATTCCACCATTTTCGACAAGTATCTGCGTTATCAGATGCTTGTCCTGACCTACCGCGGCGATGTCGCCGTAGCGGAGCACCGCGCAATGTTCGACGCCGCGCTGGCGCGGGACACCCAAAAAGCGCGTGACATCTTGGAAGCCCACATCCGAAATGGCCTCTCCCATACACTGGAAGCGATGTAA
- a CDS encoding helix-turn-helix domain-containing protein: protein MPNLFEDDRCYVLGDTELEILGDRDKLAQWRHKGVGPAYYKIGGKVIYRGSDLNAWLAANRVEPSRDSTR from the coding sequence GTGCCGAACCTATTTGAAGACGATCGCTGCTACGTCTTGGGGGATACTGAACTCGAGATTTTGGGGGATCGCGATAAACTGGCGCAATGGCGCCACAAGGGCGTTGGTCCCGCCTATTACAAGATCGGCGGCAAGGTGATTTATCGTGGCTCCGACTTGAATGCTTGGTTGGCCGCCAATCGCGTTGAGCCGTCTCGGGACAGCACGCGATGA
- a CDS encoding tyrosine-type recombinase/integrase: MDLALRGTLTKKRVETLGAGRPGDGNGQYLVVDPSGARRWIVRVVVKGQKNRRGGPLRTDFGLGSAELVTLPQARERALEYRRMAKQGLNPRYNATREIPSFEEVAQQVHIERLPTWKNAKHGAQWINTLRDYAFPKIGRMPVDSIGQPEVLMCLSPIWTEKHETARRLAQRIKIVLDVARSKGFRSGENPVTAIKEGQVLPKVKAKPKHHEAMRWQDVPAFYAALKRKKAMSANALMFTCLTGSRTGEVLGLRWAELDFDQRLWICPAERMKTGEEHRVPLTDEMFAILEPLKALQSDYVFEGQKRHQPLSNMSMLMLLRRMQVEGVTVHGFRSTFRDWAAEVANVPREVAEKSLAHSVGSEVERAYARSDLLEKRRDLMRLWSRYVTSGISGEQSNASTTE, translated from the coding sequence ATGGACTTGGCGCTCCGTGGCACGTTGACAAAGAAACGCGTGGAGACCCTCGGCGCTGGGCGGCCTGGCGATGGCAATGGGCAGTACCTGGTTGTTGACCCATCCGGTGCGCGGCGCTGGATTGTTCGGGTGGTTGTTAAGGGGCAGAAGAACCGACGTGGCGGGCCGCTGCGGACTGACTTTGGTCTGGGCAGCGCAGAGTTGGTGACCCTGCCACAAGCACGGGAACGGGCGCTGGAATATCGCCGCATGGCGAAGCAGGGTCTCAATCCTCGCTACAACGCCACGCGGGAGATCCCGAGTTTCGAGGAAGTGGCCCAACAGGTGCATATTGAACGCCTGCCCACCTGGAAGAATGCCAAACACGGCGCGCAATGGATCAACACGCTGCGTGACTACGCCTTCCCCAAAATCGGCCGCATGCCGGTGGACAGTATCGGTCAGCCTGAGGTGCTGATGTGCCTTTCCCCAATCTGGACAGAGAAACATGAAACCGCTCGGCGGCTGGCGCAGCGGATCAAGATTGTCTTGGATGTTGCCAGATCTAAAGGGTTCCGGTCTGGGGAGAACCCGGTCACCGCCATCAAAGAGGGGCAGGTCTTGCCCAAAGTGAAGGCCAAGCCCAAACACCATGAGGCGATGCGCTGGCAGGATGTTCCTGCCTTTTACGCCGCGCTGAAGCGCAAGAAGGCCATGTCTGCCAATGCGCTGATGTTCACATGCCTTACCGGATCGCGCACCGGCGAGGTTCTGGGCTTGCGCTGGGCGGAGTTGGATTTTGACCAGCGCCTTTGGATCTGCCCAGCGGAGCGGATGAAGACCGGTGAAGAGCACCGTGTGCCGCTGACGGATGAGATGTTTGCGATCCTGGAACCGCTCAAGGCGCTGCAGTCAGACTATGTTTTTGAAGGACAGAAACGCCATCAGCCGCTCTCCAACATGTCGATGCTCATGCTGCTCCGGCGGATGCAGGTTGAGGGGGTAACGGTGCATGGCTTCCGCTCCACCTTTCGGGATTGGGCGGCCGAGGTTGCGAATGTGCCGCGTGAGGTTGCGGAGAAGAGCCTGGCGCACAGCGTCGGCTCCGAAGTGGAGCGCGCTTATGCGAGATCCGACCTCTTGGAAAAGCGGCGGGACTTGATGCGCCTGTGGTCGCGATACGTCACATCAGGGATCAGCGGAGAGCAATCTAATGCAAGTACGACTGAATGA
- a CDS encoding AI-2E family transporter: MQRVQTGALVIIAFAVVLFLLVQARFLLISLATAIVLFSLTSDAINFIARQRIGPFRIPNFLATITALLLISAGMLTLTSIILSQLNTVLTTTLSYAESLPGAVAAMFAWIGEDVEKSVFDTVSSINVGSYLSTAAGQAGNLMSATVLVILFVGFLFAERIWFSTKLVNFIGDEEQAKRVGRIMATIIHRVNYYLLVKSGVSAVTGVMVWVVAGVFQLELAAALGILTFVLNYIPNIGSIVATVLVALVTFVQIGEPGPTAAIFVTVGIIQFVNGSVIDPMLMGRALRLSSFGIIINLAFWGAVWGVPGMFLSVPIMVAMMIICSQVPELRPIAILLSREGLPEQDENNSNIPENQDSAA, from the coding sequence ATGCAGCGGGTTCAGACAGGGGCGTTGGTTATCATCGCCTTTGCGGTGGTGCTGTTTCTGCTGGTACAGGCGCGGTTTCTGCTGATTTCGCTGGCCACGGCCATTGTGCTGTTCTCCCTGACCAGTGACGCCATCAACTTCATCGCGCGCCAACGGATCGGGCCGTTTCGCATTCCGAATTTTCTGGCCACGATCACGGCGCTTTTGCTGATCTCTGCCGGGATGCTGACGCTGACCTCCATCATTTTGAGCCAGCTCAACACCGTTCTGACCACCACGCTCAGCTACGCAGAGAGCCTGCCGGGCGCGGTTGCGGCGATGTTTGCCTGGATCGGTGAGGATGTTGAGAAGTCGGTCTTTGACACGGTCAGCTCGATCAATGTGGGCAGTTACCTCAGCACGGCTGCGGGCCAAGCAGGCAACCTGATGTCGGCAACCGTTCTGGTGATCCTCTTTGTGGGTTTCCTGTTCGCCGAGCGGATCTGGTTTTCCACCAAGCTGGTCAACTTCATCGGCGATGAGGAACAGGCCAAGCGGGTTGGCCGGATCATGGCCACCATCATTCACCGAGTGAACTATTACCTGCTGGTGAAATCCGGCGTCAGCGCGGTCACCGGCGTGATGGTCTGGGTGGTTGCCGGGGTGTTCCAGCTGGAGCTGGCGGCGGCCCTGGGCATTTTGACCTTTGTGCTGAACTATATCCCCAACATCGGCTCCATCGTGGCGACTGTGCTGGTGGCACTGGTGACCTTCGTTCAGATTGGTGAGCCGGGGCCAACGGCGGCGATTTTTGTCACCGTGGGGATCATCCAGTTTGTCAACGGATCGGTAATCGATCCGATGCTGATGGGGCGGGCGCTGCGGCTGTCCTCCTTTGGGATCATCATCAACCTCGCCTTCTGGGGCGCGGTTTGGGGTGTGCCGGGCATGTTCCTGTCGGTGCCCATCATGGTGGCGATGATGATCATCTGTTCGCAGGTGCCGGAGTTGCGCCCCATTGCGATCCTGTTGTCGCGCGAGGGGTTGCCGGAACAGGATGAAAACAACTCTAACATTCCCGAAAACCAAGACAGCGCCGCCTAA
- a CDS encoding alanyl-tRNA editing protein, which translates to MTHPLFRDDAYLREAEAKVVALTPEGGIVLDQSVFYPTGGGQPGDSGQLSWEGSEMVIATTVKGEDGAIVLVPAEPGALPPVGTEVRQSLDWNRRHRHMRVHTALHLLSVVIPLPVSGGSIGADKGRLDFDMPEAPEDKEALAEALNALIDRDLEVSEDWISDEELQANPGLVKTMSVMPPMGQGRVRLVRIGSGDDQVDLQPCGGTHVARTSEIGRIRLGKVEKKGKQNRRVYLHLDN; encoded by the coding sequence ATGACACATCCGCTGTTTCGTGACGATGCCTACCTGCGGGAGGCCGAGGCCAAGGTGGTGGCGCTGACGCCCGAAGGTGGGATCGTGCTGGATCAGAGTGTCTTTTACCCCACCGGCGGTGGTCAGCCCGGCGACAGCGGCCAGCTGTCGTGGGAAGGGTCAGAGATGGTGATCGCCACCACCGTCAAGGGTGAGGATGGCGCGATTGTGCTGGTTCCCGCAGAACCCGGCGCGCTGCCCCCTGTGGGCACTGAGGTGCGCCAGAGCCTCGACTGGAACCGCCGCCACCGTCATATGCGGGTGCACACGGCGCTGCATCTCTTGTCTGTGGTGATCCCGCTGCCGGTCAGCGGCGGCAGCATCGGCGCCGATAAGGGACGGCTGGATTTCGATATGCCCGAGGCGCCCGAAGATAAGGAAGCCCTGGCCGAGGCCCTCAACGCGTTGATCGACCGTGATCTTGAGGTGAGCGAAGACTGGATCAGCGATGAGGAGCTGCAGGCCAATCCGGGGCTGGTGAAAACCATGTCGGTGATGCCGCCGATGGGGCAGGGGCGTGTGCGCCTTGTGCGCATCGGCTCGGGCGACGATCAGGTTGATCTGCAGCCCTGCGGCGGCACCCATGTGGCGCGCACCAGTGAAATCGGCCGCATCCGTCTGGGCAAGGTCGAAAAGAAGGGGAAACAGAACCGCCGGGTCTACCTGCACCTCGACAACTGA
- a CDS encoding DUF3772 domain-containing protein — protein sequence MMQGGSIPSRLSRALQSLALAFLMVLTLGLGLPVSTLAQEGADPATAATSADDGLVAEALEEVATPQPSAETLEWERTAKRAEDALEAGLASDAALESLRADLVKWRETFQDAQEANAQRIANLRNQIAVLGTPPENATESVEITLRRSDLNTQLSQLLAPVLAAEEARSRASGLIAEIDSTLRTRQTDALLAIGPSPVNPVYWAAAWNEVQAGLNAMRAEFRSNYTNELRQFEFRQNLLVIIPLFLLGLVLMLRGRAWATGLVRHLRAHAGRAAEPLAFVASLSKSIVPWIGLLLLVQSLLATGFFGLKGETLLQQIPLWGVALYAAHWLCDRLFPVPPAGSLFDVPPERRGQMRRLGVTLAIFVVLSRATESFEAVNTLSAATGAILAFPILVLTSLALTRLARQVRVLVQPRMEDSEEGVAFRLRAISMLARGAILVALVGPVLAGIGYRNAAEALVYPTAVTAGLLGLLFAMQYFTEQTYALFSRRDGDSSDALLPALIGVAMVLASVPVLALIWGMRATDLTELWSRFLEGVSVGDTRISPSDFIAFAVFFGAGYLVTRLVQGALKTSVLPKTRIDQGGQTAIVSGVGYVGITLAALVAFAGTGLDLSSIAIVAGALSVGIGFGLQTIVSNFVSGIILLIERPISEGDWIEVGGQMGYVRDISVRATRIETFDRTDVIIPNADLVSGTVTNYTRGNTVGRVIVSVGVAYGTDTHRVEGILREIAEDHPMVLANPAPAVLFQGFGADSLDFEIRAILRDVNWALSVRSEMNHAIAARFAEEGIEIPFAQRDVWLRNPEVLQP from the coding sequence ATGATGCAGGGCGGGTCTATCCCAAGTCGGCTGTCACGGGCGCTGCAATCGCTGGCGCTGGCTTTCTTGATGGTGCTGACCTTGGGTCTGGGCCTGCCAGTATCAACCTTGGCGCAGGAAGGCGCTGATCCGGCAACCGCTGCGACCAGTGCAGATGACGGGTTGGTCGCCGAAGCGCTAGAAGAGGTGGCAACGCCGCAGCCGTCAGCCGAAACGCTGGAATGGGAACGCACCGCCAAACGGGCCGAGGACGCGCTGGAGGCCGGACTGGCCTCAGACGCCGCGCTGGAATCCCTGCGGGCCGACCTGGTTAAATGGCGCGAAACCTTTCAGGATGCGCAAGAGGCCAACGCCCAGCGGATCGCCAATCTGCGCAATCAGATCGCGGTGCTGGGCACCCCCCCGGAAAACGCCACCGAAAGCGTTGAGATCACCCTGCGCCGCAGCGATCTGAATACCCAGCTGTCGCAACTGCTGGCCCCGGTTCTGGCCGCCGAGGAGGCGCGCAGCCGCGCCTCCGGCCTGATTGCCGAGATCGACAGCACGCTGCGCACCCGTCAGACGGATGCGCTGCTGGCGATTGGCCCCAGCCCGGTGAACCCGGTCTATTGGGCTGCCGCCTGGAATGAGGTGCAGGCCGGCCTGAACGCCATGCGGGCCGAATTCCGGTCAAATTACACCAATGAACTGCGCCAGTTTGAGTTCCGCCAGAACCTCCTGGTGATCATCCCGCTGTTCCTGCTTGGGCTGGTCCTGATGCTGCGGGGCAGGGCCTGGGCCACCGGGCTGGTGCGGCATTTGCGGGCCCATGCTGGCCGCGCGGCAGAACCGCTTGCCTTTGTGGCCTCGCTGTCAAAAAGCATCGTGCCGTGGATCGGTCTGCTGTTGCTGGTGCAATCGCTGCTGGCCACCGGGTTTTTCGGCCTCAAAGGCGAAACCTTACTGCAGCAGATCCCGCTCTGGGGTGTGGCGCTTTATGCGGCGCATTGGCTCTGTGACCGCCTGTTCCCGGTGCCGCCGGCCGGATCGCTGTTTGACGTGCCACCGGAACGGCGCGGTCAGATGCGGCGCCTTGGGGTGACGCTGGCCATCTTTGTGGTGCTGTCACGCGCCACCGAAAGCTTTGAGGCTGTCAATACGCTGAGTGCCGCAACTGGTGCCATTCTGGCCTTCCCAATTCTGGTGCTGACCAGTCTGGCGCTGACCCGGCTGGCCCGGCAGGTGCGGGTTCTGGTGCAGCCCCGGATGGAAGACAGCGAAGAGGGCGTGGCCTTCCGTTTGCGCGCGATCTCCATGCTGGCGCGCGGGGCGATCCTTGTCGCACTGGTGGGGCCTGTCCTTGCCGGTATCGGCTATCGCAATGCGGCTGAGGCTTTGGTCTACCCCACCGCGGTGACCGCTGGTTTGCTGGGGCTGCTCTTTGCCATGCAGTATTTCACCGAACAGACCTACGCGCTGTTCAGCCGCCGGGATGGCGACAGCAGCGATGCGCTGCTGCCGGCCCTGATCGGCGTGGCGATGGTGCTGGCCTCGGTGCCGGTGCTGGCGCTGATCTGGGGCATGCGGGCCACTGACCTGACCGAATTGTGGAGCCGCTTCCTCGAAGGCGTGTCGGTGGGCGATACCCGGATATCGCCAAGTGATTTCATTGCCTTTGCGGTGTTCTTTGGCGCCGGTTATTTGGTCACCCGGTTGGTGCAGGGCGCTTTGAAAACCTCGGTGCTGCCCAAAACCCGGATCGATCAGGGCGGCCAGACCGCCATCGTTTCGGGCGTCGGCTATGTCGGCATCACCCTGGCGGCGCTGGTGGCTTTTGCCGGCACCGGGCTGGATCTGTCATCGATCGCGATTGTGGCCGGTGCCCTGTCCGTAGGCATTGGCTTTGGCCTGCAGACCATCGTGTCGAACTTCGTCTCCGGCATCATCCTGCTGATCGAACGCCCGATCTCCGAAGGTGACTGGATCGAGGTGGGCGGCCAAATGGGCTATGTGCGCGACATTTCGGTGCGCGCCACCCGGATCGAAACCTTTGACCGCACCGATGTGATCATCCCCAACGCGGACCTCGTCAGCGGCACGGTGACCAATTACACCCGTGGCAATACCGTGGGTCGGGTCATCGTTTCGGTGGGCGTGGCCTATGGCACGGACACTCATAGGGTAGAGGGGATCCTGCGTGAGATTGCCGAAGATCACCCGATGGTGCTGGCCAATCCGGCCCCGGCGGTGCTGTTCCAAGGCTTTGGCGCAGACTCGCTTGATTTTGAGATCCGCGCGATCCTACGCGATGTGAACTGGGCACTGAGCGTGCGCAGTGAAATGAACCACGCAATTGCCGCGCGCTTTGCCGAGGAAGGGATTGAGATCCCGTTCGCGCAGCGCGACGTCTGGCTGCGCAACCCCGAGGTACTGCAGCCGTAG